In the Deltaproteobacteria bacterium genome, one interval contains:
- a CDS encoding prenyltransferase yields MPNPADAVADRPAVAAPGFAGLLESWRQVVLNGNLAPGRRVDAVSRWLLITRACVFPMTLTSGAIGGLLAALSAPTPHWGYFGLALLGLVIAHAANNMINDYFDTIGGIDTEAYVRTQYAPHPLFSGLVTKRGLLATIAACNLADLAIGIVLLRAWGWPVAAFALAGLFVSVFYVAPPLKLKHHGLGEPGVFLVWGPLMTGGTYFVTAGSIPAWVWLASVPYALSVTTVLIGKHIDKYEQDGARGIHTLPVLLGKNVALRLNMILMVAFYAAVAALVVGGKVGVGVLLVAAAIPRLRQVLKAYGEPKPAAPPPGYRLWPLWFVSLAFYHGRLAGGLFVLGLALNAVLGL; encoded by the coding sequence ATGCCGAACCCCGCCGACGCGGTGGCCGACCGGCCCGCGGTCGCGGCGCCCGGGTTCGCCGGCCTCCTCGAGAGCTGGCGCCAAGTCGTACTCAACGGCAACCTGGCGCCCGGGCGTCGGGTCGACGCGGTCTCCCGCTGGCTGCTCATCACGCGCGCCTGTGTCTTCCCGATGACGCTCACCTCCGGCGCCATCGGCGGCCTGCTCGCCGCCCTGAGCGCGCCCACGCCGCACTGGGGCTACTTCGGCCTCGCCCTCCTCGGCCTCGTCATCGCCCATGCTGCCAACAACATGATCAACGACTATTTCGACACCATCGGCGGCATCGACACCGAGGCGTATGTCCGCACGCAGTATGCACCGCATCCGCTCTTCTCCGGGCTCGTCACCAAGCGGGGGCTCCTCGCCACGATCGCCGCGTGCAACCTCGCCGACCTGGCGATCGGTATCGTGCTGCTGCGCGCGTGGGGCTGGCCCGTCGCGGCGTTCGCGCTCGCCGGCCTCTTCGTGAGCGTCTTTTACGTGGCGCCGCCGCTCAAGCTGAAGCACCACGGGCTCGGCGAGCCCGGCGTCTTCCTCGTGTGGGGACCGCTCATGACCGGCGGCACCTACTTCGTGACCGCCGGCAGCATTCCCGCCTGGGTCTGGCTCGCCTCGGTACCGTACGCGCTGTCCGTCACCACGGTCCTCATCGGCAAGCACATCGACAAGTACGAGCAGGACGGGGCGCGCGGTATCCACACCCTGCCGGTGCTGCTCGGCAAGAACGTCGCGCTCCGCCTGAACATGATCCTGATGGTCGCCTTCTACGCCGCCGTCGCCGCGCTCGTGGTCGGCGGCAAGGTGGGCGTCGGTGTGCTCCTCGTCGCCGCCGCCATCCCGCGGCTGCGCCAGGTGCTGAAGGCGTACGGCGAACCCAAGCCCGCCGCCCCGCCGCCCGGCTACCGCCTGTGGCCGCTGTGGTTCGTGTCGCTCGCCTTCTACCACGGCCGCCTGGCGGGCGGGCTCTTCGTGCTCGGCCTCGCCCTGAACGCGGTGCTCGGTCTGTAG